CGCATCCCCCGCGAGGGCGGCATGATCGGGCCGGTCTCCAAGACCTGGCGCGAACGCCCCGAGCTGCGCACCCACGACCTGCACCAGCGGCTGCTCACCCTGTGGGTCGAGGCCGAGGTCGCCCGGCTCACCGGCGAACGGCTGCGCCAGCAGATGGCCGTCGGCCAGCCCGGCCCCGAGGGCGCCGGCATGAAGCTCGCGTTCGCCCGCCTCAACCAGGAGATCAGCGGCCTGGAGGTCGAACTCCTCGGCGAGGAAGGCCTGTTGTACGAGGACTGGACGATGCGCCGGCCCGAACTCGTCGACTTCACCGGCCGCGACGCCGGATACCGCTACCTCCGCTCGAAGGGCAACAGCATCGAGGGCGGGACCAGCGAGGTCCTGCTGAACATCGTCGCCGAACGCGTCCTGGGACTGCCGTCCGAGCCGCGCACCGACAAGGACGTCGCCTGGAAGGACCTGGCCCGATGACCGACTTGCTCTACTCGGAGGAGGAAGAGGCGCTGCGCGCCGCCCTCCGCGACCTCCTCGCCGACCACTGCGACGCGGCGGGCGTCATCACGCGCGTCGAGACCGACACCCCGCACGACCGCGCCCTGTGGAAGGCGCTGGCGGACGGCATGGGACTCGCCGGTCTCCTGGTGCCCGAGTCCCAGGGAGGCCAGGGTGCTACCCATCGCGAAGTGGCCGTGGTCCTGGAGGAGTTGGGCCGCGCCGTCGCGCCCGTCCCGTATCTGACCAGTGCCGTCGTCGCGACGGAGGCGCTGCTGGCCTGCGAGAGCGAGGAGGCCGCCGGACTGCTGACAGCCCTGGCGTCCGGGCGCACGATCGGCGCACTCGCCATCGCGCTGAACGTCGCGCCGAGGGCCGCCCACAAGGCCGTACGGCATGAAGACGGCGCCCTGCACGGGGAGTTGACAGGGATCGCCGACGCGGCGGCGGCCGATGTGCTGCTGGTCCCGGCGGACGACGGCGCCCTGTACGCGGTGGACGCCGACGCCGTCACGGTCACCACACAGGTCTCCCTCGACCTCACCCGGCCGGTCGCCACGGTCACCTTCGACGGCGCCCCGGCGCGCCGGCTGGGCGACGCGGAGCCCGCCGTACGCCGCGCCCTGCGCGCCGGTGCCGGGCTGCTCGCCTCCGAGCAACTCGGCGTCGCCGACTGGTGCTTGACGGAGACGGTGCGCTACCTGAAGGAGCGCAAGCAGTTCAACCGCCCCGTCGGCGGCTTCCAGGCGCTCAAGCACCGGCTCGCGCAGCTGTGGCTGGAAGTGGTGAACACCCGCGCCGCGGCCCGCAACGCCGCCGACGCGCTGGCCACCGAGAGCACGGACGCCGACGTGGCGGTCGCCGTCGCCCAGGCCTACGCGGCCCCCGTCGCCGTCCACACGGCCGAGGAGGCGCTCCAACTGCACGCCGGCATCGGCATGACGTGGGAGCACCCGGTCCACCTCTACCTCAAGCGCGCGAAGGCCGACTCGATCGCGTACGGCACCGCGGGCCGCCACCGCGAGGCACTGGCCGAACTGGTCGACCTCCAGGCCCCCTGACGTACGTCCGACCTCTCGGAGAAGTCCGGGAGAAGCCCGGGAGAAGCCCGCCCCACCTGGGGCGGGCTTCTTCGTGTGCGCTCGTCCGGACAAGTGAACGCATGGCGGCAGTCCGGCCAACTCCCTTCACGCACCTGCCTCTTGGACCCTGCGGGATCGCATACTCGCTGAGGTCCCATACGGCCCTTCCCGGGAGGCAGAGCATGGCCCTCACCACTCGCCGCAGAGCCCTCACCACCCTCGGCGCCGCCCTCGCGGGCTCGGTCGCCCTGCCCGCCACCAGCGCGCTGGCGAGCGAACACAAGCACGGCCCGCGCCCGTTGTGGCGGGCCCACGCGCACAACGACTACGAGCACCCGCGCCCCCTGATCGACGCCCTCGACCACCGCTTCGGCAGCGTCGAGGCCGACATCTACCTGGTCGGGGACCAGCTCCTCGTCGCCCACGACCCCGTCGACCTCGATCCGACCCGCACCCTCGAATCCCTCTACCTGGCCCCGCTCGCCGCCCGCCTCAAGGCCAACCGCGGCTCGGTGTACCGGGGTTACCACAGGCCCCTGCAACTCCTCATCGACATCAAGACCGAGGGCTCCTCGACGTACGTCGAACTCGACCGCCATCTGCGCCGCTACAAGCACCTGTTCACGACGTACGCCCATGGCCGCGTGTTCCCCGGCCCGATCACCGCCGTGATCTCCGGCGACCGCGCCGCCCGTGTGCCCATGGAGGCCCAGAGCGTCCGGCGCGCCTTCTACGACGGCCGGCTCACCGACCTCGGCACCGCGGCGCCCGCCTCGTTCGTCCCGCTGATCAGCGACAACTGGACGCTCAACTTCAGCTGGCTCGGGGACGGTCCGTTCCCCGACGCCGAGCGCGAGAAGCTGCGCGGCATCATCGCGGCGGCGCATGCGCGGCGGCAGAAGGTGCGGTTCTGGGCCACGCCCGATCTGGCGGGCCCGGCCCGTGACGCGCTGTGGAGCGAACTCCTCGCCGCCGACGTCGACTACTTCAACACCGATGACCTCGCCGGTCTGGAGGCGTTCCTCGACGCCCACGAACGGGCGTAGACACCTCTGTTCGAAGGGGCGTGGACACCACACGTTCGGAGGACACGTCAGCTGCCCCGACGAACCCCCCGCTACGCGACACTTGCGGCCGAAAGCCGCGGTGTCGACGTGGCGGAGGAGGTTGACGATGGCCATTTCCATCTCTGTGGTGGTCCTGCTGCTGATTCTCGCGGTGGTCTTCCTGCGCAACGGCGCACTGAAGCTGTCGCACGCCCTGGTCTGCGTCCTGCTCGGCTTCTATCTGGCGAGCACCAGCATGGCGCCGACCATCCACGACGGGCTCACGGCGACGGCGGACATCGTGAGCAGCCTCAACCCGTGACGTCGCCGGCGAGGCGCGCGGCGTAGTCCTCGTACTCCAGGCAGAGCCGCGTCTCGTGCACCCGGCCGTGCACGGAGGCATGGCAGGCGTTGGTCACGGCGGCGGCCGCGTACCAGGCGAGGTGGGCGATGCGGGCGGCCTCGTCGAGCGTGGGGCCCGTCCCCTCTCCGATGTGATCGGCGGCGACCTGGATCTGCTCGAAGCTGTCGAGCATGGTTCGCAGGGTCACCTCGGTGCCGTCCGCCAGCCGGGTCCGGACAGCCGCGAGCGCGCTCCTGAGGACCTCCGGACTGCCCGCTCCGGTCCGCTCGTGGAAGTGCTCGAAATGCGGCAGGAGCCGCTCGGCCGACGCGGCGGCGAGGGTGGTCCGCTCGTCCCCGGACAGCGCGGACAGCGCGGACAGGGCGGCCAGGTCCGCCACCGGGTCCTTCACGGGGTCCGTCACCGGGTCCGTCACGGGGCGGAGAACACCCCGATACCGTTCGGAACCGGCCGCTCCGCGCCTCCGCTGGGATGGTTGCGCACGCTGACGGTGCCCGCCCCCGGCTCCCGGGCGACCAGCGTCGTCGAGCCGCCGCCGTCGAGACTGAAGGCGTCGGTGGAGCCCAACTTCCGCATGGTGGCGGCCACTTCGGCGATGGTGAGTCCGCTGCGGTACTCGGGTGCGCCGTCGAGCGCGAGGAGCAGCATGCGGCGCCCGCCGTCCGAGATGCCCACCGCCGTCCGTACCGCCGAGGTCGTGTTGTCCAGGCCGGGAAGCGGCGAGCCGTCCGTGAGGACCGGGTATCCGCCGAGCGCGAAGCGGTAGGGGACCTTGCTGGTGTGTGCCACCAGACGGTGCCGTACGAGAACCGGCTCGCCCGTCGACAGCTTCCGCAGCTTCCGGGCGCCCTCCTCGCGGCCGACCAGGACGGTGGTGTCCGCCGCGATGGGACCGCTGCCGGGTGTGTCCGCCGATGACACGACTCGACCGTGACGGACCGTCACCTCATACGTGTCCGTACTGCAGGGCGCGGCCCGGTCGGTGTCCGTGCCGCAGGTGGCCCGCACCCGGGAGACGCTGCCCCAGTCCGAGGTGAACGCTCCGACGGAGTCCTCCGGCAGCGCGTACTGGTTGAGCCCGCCCAGCGGAAGCAGCCCCTGCGCAGTGCCCACGGCACCGTCGAGGTCCAGGCTGTCCAGCCGCGCCCGGCCGTCGACGCCGACACCGAGCACGTCCTCGGTCGTCGTACCGGGCGGCAGCGCGGGCCCGAAACGCTGGCCGTTTGGAACCGCCGCCTTCAGCGT
Above is a genomic segment from Streptomyces sp. R21 containing:
- a CDS encoding acyl-CoA dehydrogenase family protein, coding for MTDLLYSEEEEALRAALRDLLADHCDAAGVITRVETDTPHDRALWKALADGMGLAGLLVPESQGGQGATHREVAVVLEELGRAVAPVPYLTSAVVATEALLACESEEAAGLLTALASGRTIGALAIALNVAPRAAHKAVRHEDGALHGELTGIADAAAADVLLVPADDGALYAVDADAVTVTTQVSLDLTRPVATVTFDGAPARRLGDAEPAVRRALRAGAGLLASEQLGVADWCLTETVRYLKERKQFNRPVGGFQALKHRLAQLWLEVVNTRAAARNAADALATESTDADVAVAVAQAYAAPVAVHTAEEALQLHAGIGMTWEHPVHLYLKRAKADSIAYGTAGRHREALAELVDLQAP
- a CDS encoding phosphatidylinositol-specific phospholipase C/glycerophosphodiester phosphodiesterase family protein, giving the protein MALTTRRRALTTLGAALAGSVALPATSALASEHKHGPRPLWRAHAHNDYEHPRPLIDALDHRFGSVEADIYLVGDQLLVAHDPVDLDPTRTLESLYLAPLAARLKANRGSVYRGYHRPLQLLIDIKTEGSSTYVELDRHLRRYKHLFTTYAHGRVFPGPITAVISGDRAARVPMEAQSVRRAFYDGRLTDLGTAAPASFVPLISDNWTLNFSWLGDGPFPDAEREKLRGIIAAAHARRQKVRFWATPDLAGPARDALWSELLAADVDYFNTDDLAGLEAFLDAHERA
- a CDS encoding DUF416 family protein, with translation MTDPVTDPVKDPVADLAALSALSALSGDERTTLAAASAERLLPHFEHFHERTGAGSPEVLRSALAAVRTRLADGTEVTLRTMLDSFEQIQVAADHIGEGTGPTLDEAARIAHLAWYAAAAVTNACHASVHGRVHETRLCLEYEDYAARLAGDVTG
- a CDS encoding phosphodiester glycosidase family protein, which translates into the protein MTRRNGRFRTALTVLAAWSALAGAALVGAAPASGAQSAAAGTADIAPGVTYTEFDIPAAKGVTHAHVLGVDLGNPHVRLDLLYPGAVAARAPVSRLADTQGAVAGVNGDFFNITETQHPGVEATGATVGPAIARGHTLKAAVPNGQRFGPALPPGTTTEDVLGVGVDGRARLDSLDLDGAVGTAQGLLPLGGLNQYALPEDSVGAFTSDWGSVSRVRATCGTDTDRAAPCSTDTYEVTVRHGRVVSSADTPGSGPIAADTTVLVGREEGARKLRKLSTGEPVLVRHRLVAHTSKVPYRFALGGYPVLTDGSPLPGLDNTTSAVRTAVGISDGGRRMLLLALDGAPEYRSGLTIAEVAATMRKLGSTDAFSLDGGGSTTLVAREPGAGTVSVRNHPSGGAERPVPNGIGVFSAP